A genomic window from Silene latifolia isolate original U9 population chromosome 11, ASM4854445v1, whole genome shotgun sequence includes:
- the LOC141614061 gene encoding protein FAR1-RELATED SEQUENCE 9-like: MFRKRRKWIPAYFRDVPMGCLLRTTQRSESQNNFFKRFENAHGILVEFLMRFQSDIDVQRHTQKQLDRDDDCTLPQLATSLKLEARASKVYTNAAFSDFQVEASASICSLSVGGFTPPTNGVELIVMGFAGTQKTYQVVYNSLTNDAECSCKLFNRKGIICRHIIWVYSGKQVHTLPDKYILLRWTKNAHKISLYGLHGELIEDFDATDLRKMEMCKLWSEFYATISMLKNVSMKDITDLVDTLKQLRVKLNPQSESMTKEQELEMLLRCSSSTEVRILPPRQAKNKGSGKRMISKKQQCIAKAEKPKRLCRNCKQMAHHDKRNRPNAFVPIDNKVCSP, from the coding sequence ATGTTTAGAAAAAGGAGAAAATGGATCCCAGCTTATTTTCGTGATGTTCCTATGGGTTGTCTATTACGAACAACTCAACGTTCTGAGAGTCAGAATAATTTTTTCAAGCGTTTTGAAAATGCACATGGTATACTTGTTGAATTCTTGATGCGGTTTCAAAGCGATATTGATGTACAgcgccatactcaaaaacaacttGATAGAGACGATGATTGTACTCTTCCACAATTAGCAACTTCTCTTAAGTTGGAAGCTCGTGCTTCCAAGGTTTATACAAATGCTGCTTTCTCAGATTTTCAAGTAGAAGCTTCTGCTTCTATTTGTTCCCTTAGTGTTGGTGGCTTCACACCACCTACAAACGGTGTAGAATTAATTGTTATGGGTTTTGCTGGAACGCAGAAGACCTACCAAGTTGTCTACAATTCTCTAACGAATGACGCTGAATGTTCTTGCAAGTTGTTCAACAGGAAGGGTATTATTTGTAGACACATTATCTGGGTTTACTCTGGAAAACAAGTACACACTTTGCCCGATAAATACATTCTTTTGCGGTGGACCAAGAATGCACATAAGATCTCTCTTTATGGTCTACATGGTGAGTTAATTGAGGATTTTGATGCCACTGATTTAAGAAAGATGGAAATGTGCAAGTTATGGTCAGAGTTCTACGCGACCATCAGTATGCTCAAGAATGTGTCTATGAAGGACATCACTGATCTTGTTGACACCCTTAAACAATTAAGGGTAAAACTCAATCCGCAATCAGAGTCAATGACCAAAGAGCAGGAGTTGGAGATGCTTCTTAGGTGCAGTTCATCAACTGAGGTGAGGATTCTACCACCTCGTCAGGCAAAGAACAAGGGTAGCGGGAAGAGAATGATCTCCAAAAAGCAACAATGCATAGCTAAAGCGGAGAAGCCTAAAAGGCTTTGCCGTAATTGCAAACAAATGGCTCACCATGATAAACGTAACCGTCCTAATGCTTTTGTACCGATCGACAATAAGGTATGTTCACCATGA